In Prunus dulcis chromosome 2, ALMONDv2, whole genome shotgun sequence, a single genomic region encodes these proteins:
- the LOC117617332 gene encoding putative disease resistance protein RGA3: MAEGVLFNIVQGIIERLGSRAFEEIGLVWGVNDELQKLQLLVSRLRAVLLDAEQKQANNEAVKEWLQSVEDEVYEADDVLDEFYTEAQWRQMVPGNNKVSKQVRIFFSSSNQLVFGLKMGHKIKDLNKRLHEIASNRTFGQLQVNHEDARFVIRERVTHSFVREDNIIGRDEDKRAIIQLLLDLDPIPTKNVSSISIVGFGGLGKTTLAQLVLNDEMVEKHFELKMWICVSNVFELDIIVKKIIQSATNDIAKSLEIDQLQKELRKIIDGKRYLLVLDDVWNDNREKWFGLQNLLMGGGKGSKILITTRSEKVAKITDTSKPYNLRGLSEEQSWFLFKKMAFQDGKEPTSSTIKALGEEIARKCKGVPLAIRTIGRMLYTRDPETEWLAFKNNKLSTIRQEENDILPTLQLSYDVLPSHLKHCFAYCSLSPPDYEIPVENLIRLWVAQGFVKSSNPNECLEDVGYEYYKELGREAQ; the protein is encoded by the exons ATGGCAGAAGGAGTCCTCTTCAACATTGTACAAGGGATCATTGAAAGGTTAGGCTCCCGTGCTTTTGAAGAGATTGGATTGGTTTGGGGTGTCAACGATGAGCTCCAAAAGCTTCAGCTTCTAGTTTCCCGACTCCGAGCTGTTCTTCTTGATGCTGAGCAAAAGCAAGCCAACAATGAAGCAGTCAAAGAGTGGCTCCAAAGCGTAGAAGATGAAGTTTATGAAGCTGATGACGTGCTCGATGAGTTTTATACTGAAGCTCAGTGGAGACAAATGGTGCCTGGAAATAATAAAGTGTCAAAGCAGGTACGCATCTTCTTCTCTAGCTCAAATCAGCTTGTTTTTGGGCTGAAAATGGGTCATAAGATAAAAGATCTTAACAAGAGACTTCATGAGATTGCCTCGAATAGAACATTTGGTCAATTACAAGTGAACCACGAAGATGCACGATTTGTAATAAGAGAGAGGGTCACCCACTCATTTGTCCGCGAGGATAATATAATAGGGAGAGATGAAGACAAAAGAGCAATTATTCAActtttgttggatttggatCCCATCCCTACAAAGAATGTCTCATCGATTTCCATAGTTGGATTTGGAGGATTGGGAAAAACTACACTTGCTCAACTAGTTTTAAACGATGAGATGGTTGAGAAGCATTTTGAGCTGAAAATGTGGATATGTGTGTCAAATGTATTTGAGTTGGATATAATTGTTAAGAAAATCATTCAATCTGCAACTAATGACATAGCCAAAAGCCTTGAGATTGATCAGTTGCAAAAAGAACTGAGGAAAATAATAGATGGGAAGAGATACCTCCTTGTGTTGGACGATGTGTGGAATGATAATCGTGAAAAATGGTTTGGCTTGCAAAACTTGTTGATGGGAGGTGGAAAAGGTAGTAAAATACTAATAACTACTCGTAGTGAAAAAGTTGCAAAAATAACAGACACATCTAAACCATATAACTTAAGGGGTTTAAGTGAAGAGCAGTCTTGGTTTTTGTTTAAGAAAATGGCATTCCAAGATGGAAAAGAGCCAACGAGTTCAACCATTAAGGCCCTTGGGGAGGAGATTGCTAGAAAATGTAAAGGGGTTCCGCTTGCTATAAGGACCATAGGACGGATGTTGTACACTAGAGATCCAGAAACTGAGTGGTTGGCTTTCAAGAATAACAAGCTTTCAACAATAAGgcaagaagaaaatgatattttaccAACACTTCAGCTGAGTTATGATGTTCTCCCATCACATTTGAAACATTGTTTTGCTTATTGTAGTTTGTCCCCGCCTGATTATGAGATTCCCGTAGAGAATTTAATTAGGTTGTGGGTGGCACAAGGGTTCGTTAAGTCTTCAAATCCTAATGAGTGCTTGGAAGATGTTGGTTATGAATATTATAAAGAACTA GGGAGGGAAGCACAATAA
- the LOC117618512 gene encoding putative disease resistance protein RGA1 isoform X1 has protein sequence MEGGMSFHKSFCATIASNFKSLRMLSLNELDITKLPKCLRKMIHLRYLDLSGNPIKRLPNWIVKLQNLETLDLNYCQFLVELPRDIKKLINLRHLILANCDNLAWIPRGLGELTHVRTLNTFVLSENKSMLRDSAGLSELGKLKDLRGVLKIKNLRCEQDMVSELNDDCAVLKEKRHLYSLALYWMHIERENNDAEERDVMEALQPHSSLKELVVNGYPGARFASWFHSLTNIVNLTLSDCDRCQHLPPLDHLPFLKSLDLNELRNLEHISAEDMVKDFASDETMMMSAASPSTTFFPSLESLYLRMCPNLKGWWRNETASASASSFPCLSILSIYGCPNLSSMPLYPNLYELRLQKSSWKVLPSFFVPSYKLTNLEIRGVEDIEYVPEEGIGNLTLLEKLEIQDCPNLVSLPEGIGKLTLLQKLSIEDCPNLASLPEGLCCLSSLQELKIWYCPKLGSLPEGMGNLKSLQLLRIWDCPNLASLPEGLRCLLSLKRLIIDGCPILKQRCQKETGEDWSKIAHIPDISIDSELVQWRLDPH, from the exons ATGGAGGGGGGGATGTCATTCCATAAGTCATTTTGTGCTacaattgcttcaaattttaaatcatTGCGTATGTTGAGTTTGAATGAATTGGACATTACAAAATTGCCAAAATGTCTTAGGAAAATGATACATTTAAGATATCTTGATCTTAGTGGAAATCCCATTAAGAGACTTCCAAATTGGATAGTGAAACTTCAAAATTTGGAAACACTAGATCTCAATTATTGTCAGTTTCTTGTGGAATTGCCTAGAGATATTAAGAAATTGATCAACTTGAGGCATCTCATTTTGGCAAATTGTGACAACTTGGCTTGGATTCCTCGTGGATTGGGTGAATTGACTCATGTTCGTACTTTGAATACATTTGTTTTGAGTGAAAACAAATCCATGTTGAGGGACAGTGCAGGGCTCAGTGAGTTGGGAAAGCTGAAGGATTTAAGAGGAGTGttgaaaatcaaaaatttGAGGTGCGAGCAAGATATGGTGTCAGAATTGAATGATGATTGTGCAGTTTTGAAGGAGAAACGACATCTCTATTCGTTGGCTTTATATTGGATGCAcattgaaagagaaaataatgatgCGGAGGAGCGTGATGTAATGGAAGCGCTGCAGCCCCATTCGAGTCTAAAAGAGTTAGTGGTGAACGGATACCCGGGTGCGAGGTTTGCGAGTTGGTTTCATTCTCTCACAAATATTGTTAATCTCACATTGTCTGACTGTGATAGATGCCAACATCTTCCACCGTTGGATCATTTACCTTTTCTTAAGAGTCTTGATCTTAACGAGTTAAGGAATTTGGAGCACATATCAGCAGAAGACATGGTTAAAGACTTTGCCAGTGATGAGACGATGATGATGTCAGCTGCTTCTCCATCGACGACCTTCTTTCCCTCCTTAGAGAGTCTTTATCTAAGAATGTGCCCTAATCTCAAGGGATGGTGGAGGAATGAAACAGCTTCAGCTTCAGCTTCTTCATTTCCTTGTCTTTCTATTTTATCTATATATGGTTGTCCTAACCTATCTTCCATGCCGCTGTACCCAAATCTTTATGAACTGCGGTTACAGAAAAGCAGCTGGAAGGTCCTTCCCTCCTTCTTTGTTCCCTCTTACAAATTAACAAATCTGGAGATTAGGGGCGTTGAGGATATAGAATATGTGCCAGAAGAAGGGATTGGAAACCTCACATTACTTGAGAAGCTTGAAATTCAAGATTGTCCTAATTTGGTATCACTACCAGAAGGGATTGGCAAACTCACATTACTCCAGAAGCTCTCAATTGAAGATTGCCCTAATTTGGCATCACTTCCAGAAGGGCTTTGTTGCCTCAGCTCCTTACAGGAACTGAAAATTTGGTATTGCCCGAAATTGGGGTCACTACCAGAAGGGATGGGCAACCTCAAATCACTTCAGTTGCTTCGGATATGGGATTGCCCTAATTTGGCATCACTCCCGGAAGGGCTTCGTTGCCTCCTCTCATTAAAAAGGTTGATAATTGATGGTTGCCCCATCTTAAAGCAAAGATGCCAGAAAGAAACAGGGGAGGACTGGTCCAAGATTGCTCACATCCCAGACATTAGCATTG atTCTGAGTTGGTTCAGTGGAGATTGGATCCCCACTAA
- the LOC117618512 gene encoding putative disease resistance protein RGA1 isoform X2 yields MEGGMSFHKSFCATIASNFKSLRMLSLNELDITKLPKCLRKMIHLRYLDLSGNPIKRLPNWIVKLQNLETLDLNYCQFLVELPRDIKKLINLRHLILANCDNLAWIPRGLGELTHVRTLNTFVLSENKSMLRDSAGLSELGKLKDLRGVLKIKNLRCEQDMVSELNDDCAVLKEKRHLYSLALYWMHIERENNDAEERDVMEALQPHSSLKELVVNGYPGARFASWFHSLTNIVNLTLSDCDRCQHLPPLDHLPFLKSLDLNELRNLEHISAEDMVKDFASDETMMMSAASPSTTFFPSLESLYLRMCPNLKGWWRNETASASASSFPCLSILSIYGCPNLSSMPLYPNLYELRLQKSSWKVLPSFFVPSYKLTNLEIRGVEDIEYVPEEGIGNLTLLQKLSIEDCPNLASLPEGLCCLSSLQELKIWYCPKLGSLPEGMGNLKSLQLLRIWDCPNLASLPEGLRCLLSLKRLIIDGCPILKQRCQKETGEDWSKIAHIPDISIDSELVQWRLDPH; encoded by the exons ATGGAGGGGGGGATGTCATTCCATAAGTCATTTTGTGCTacaattgcttcaaattttaaatcatTGCGTATGTTGAGTTTGAATGAATTGGACATTACAAAATTGCCAAAATGTCTTAGGAAAATGATACATTTAAGATATCTTGATCTTAGTGGAAATCCCATTAAGAGACTTCCAAATTGGATAGTGAAACTTCAAAATTTGGAAACACTAGATCTCAATTATTGTCAGTTTCTTGTGGAATTGCCTAGAGATATTAAGAAATTGATCAACTTGAGGCATCTCATTTTGGCAAATTGTGACAACTTGGCTTGGATTCCTCGTGGATTGGGTGAATTGACTCATGTTCGTACTTTGAATACATTTGTTTTGAGTGAAAACAAATCCATGTTGAGGGACAGTGCAGGGCTCAGTGAGTTGGGAAAGCTGAAGGATTTAAGAGGAGTGttgaaaatcaaaaatttGAGGTGCGAGCAAGATATGGTGTCAGAATTGAATGATGATTGTGCAGTTTTGAAGGAGAAACGACATCTCTATTCGTTGGCTTTATATTGGATGCAcattgaaagagaaaataatgatgCGGAGGAGCGTGATGTAATGGAAGCGCTGCAGCCCCATTCGAGTCTAAAAGAGTTAGTGGTGAACGGATACCCGGGTGCGAGGTTTGCGAGTTGGTTTCATTCTCTCACAAATATTGTTAATCTCACATTGTCTGACTGTGATAGATGCCAACATCTTCCACCGTTGGATCATTTACCTTTTCTTAAGAGTCTTGATCTTAACGAGTTAAGGAATTTGGAGCACATATCAGCAGAAGACATGGTTAAAGACTTTGCCAGTGATGAGACGATGATGATGTCAGCTGCTTCTCCATCGACGACCTTCTTTCCCTCCTTAGAGAGTCTTTATCTAAGAATGTGCCCTAATCTCAAGGGATGGTGGAGGAATGAAACAGCTTCAGCTTCAGCTTCTTCATTTCCTTGTCTTTCTATTTTATCTATATATGGTTGTCCTAACCTATCTTCCATGCCGCTGTACCCAAATCTTTATGAACTGCGGTTACAGAAAAGCAGCTGGAAGGTCCTTCCCTCCTTCTTTGTTCCCTCTTACAAATTAACAAATCTGGAGATTAGGGGCGTTGAGGATATAGAATATGTGCCAGAAGAAGGGATTGGAAACCTCAC ATTACTCCAGAAGCTCTCAATTGAAGATTGCCCTAATTTGGCATCACTTCCAGAAGGGCTTTGTTGCCTCAGCTCCTTACAGGAACTGAAAATTTGGTATTGCCCGAAATTGGGGTCACTACCAGAAGGGATGGGCAACCTCAAATCACTTCAGTTGCTTCGGATATGGGATTGCCCTAATTTGGCATCACTCCCGGAAGGGCTTCGTTGCCTCCTCTCATTAAAAAGGTTGATAATTGATGGTTGCCCCATCTTAAAGCAAAGATGCCAGAAAGAAACAGGGGAGGACTGGTCCAAGATTGCTCACATCCCAGACATTAGCATTG atTCTGAGTTGGTTCAGTGGAGATTGGATCCCCACTAA